The Raphanus sativus cultivar WK10039 chromosome 2, ASM80110v3, whole genome shotgun sequence genome includes a region encoding these proteins:
- the LOC108840390 gene encoding myb-related protein 306 translates to MGRPPCCGKMEVKKGPWTPEEDIILVSYIQQHGPGNWRSVPLNTGLLRCSKSCRLRWTNYLRPGIKRGNFTQPEEKTIIRLQALLGNRWAAIASYLPQRTDNDIKNYWNIHLKKKLEQNLQNGITNEDNTDMTEIPSCSIHSNSCNNNNNNKRVVNKGQWEKKLQTDINMAKQALLQALSLDQPSSSIPPDPDSSKTHHSAKSTYASSTDNIFKLLQNWTSSSSSMPNTSSHSMNLSSSTGEGGVLDHHSFFSSHSESGSVDGKLNLMAETRIFKGDQSKPNADIEATTNATIDDHGSLSLIEQWLYDDQGMGPCDDDQEDLFDVSLEGMDNDNNCQHLF, encoded by the exons ATGGGTAGACCACCTTGTTGCGGCAAGATGGAGGTGAAGAAAGGACCGTGGACTCCTGAAGAAGATATAATCTTGGTCTCTTATATCCAACAACATGGCCCTGGAAACTGGAGATCTGTTCCTTTAAACACCG GTTTGCTAAGGTGTAGCAAGAGTTGTAGACTTAGATGGACTAATTACCTTCGTCCTGGAATTAAACGAGGAAATTTTACTCAGCCTGAGGAGAAAACGATCATCCGCCTCCAAGCTCTTTTGGGGAATAG ATGGGCAGCCATAGCATCATATCTACCCCAGAGGACAGACAATGATATCAAGAACTATTGGAACATTCATCTTAAAAAGAAACTCGAGCAGAATCTTCAAAACGGTATCACCAACGAAGATAACACCGATATGACAGAGATTCCCTCTTGTAGTATCCACAGCAATAGctgtaacaacaacaacaacaacaaaagggTCGTCAACAAAGGTCAATGGGAGAAAAAGCTTCAAACAGACATAAACATGGCCAAACAAGCCTTACTCCAAGCCTTATCACTTGACCAACCATCTTCATCGATTCCTCCAGATCCCGACTCATCAAAAACTCATCATTCTGCCAAATCTACTTATGCGTCAAGCACGGATAACATATTTAAGTTACTACAGAACTGGACAAGCTCATCTTCTTCGATGCCTAACACTTCATCACACTCCATGAACCTGAGCTCAAGCACGGGTGAAGGAGGAGTACTTGATCATCACTCGTTCTTCTCATCGCACTCAGAATCTGGATCAGTTGATGGTAAGTTGAATTTGATGGCGGAGACAAGAATATTCAAAGGTGATCAGAGCAAGCCGAACGCTGACATAGAAGCAACTACTAATGCTACTATTGATGATCATGGCTCCTTGTCTCTGATCGAGCAATGGTTATATGATGATCAAGGCATGGGTCCGTGTGATGACGATCAAGAAGATCTGTTTGATGTGTCTTTAGAAGGTATGGATAATGATAACAACTGTCAACATTTGttctaa